Proteins co-encoded in one Acidobacteriota bacterium genomic window:
- a CDS encoding DUF2085 domain-containing protein has translation MRLSKSGGRAAKFFDAPARQASPQIERQSREAAMSEPVENYIPRSIQAAMRRQAWRAWAVGLGVVFVWAFLIILAPLAKAYGFESIAASLNGFYHYICHRIPERSFHIAGEQFGVCSRCSGVYFGLFAGFAIYPLWRRIDEIEPLARFWLFLSMIPIAIDWSLTIFGIWENTQISRVITGLILGIACATYIVPAIVEITRNMTNKRRA, from the coding sequence GTGAGACTATCGAAGAGCGGCGGCAGAGCCGCAAAGTTTTTTGACGCACCGGCGAGGCAAGCCTCGCCGCAAATAGAGCGGCAAAGCCGCGAAGCAGCCATGTCCGAACCTGTTGAGAATTACATTCCCCGATCCATCCAGGCTGCGATGCGTCGTCAGGCATGGCGGGCTTGGGCGGTCGGGCTCGGGGTGGTTTTTGTCTGGGCGTTTCTCATTATCCTCGCTCCGCTTGCCAAGGCATACGGTTTCGAATCGATCGCCGCGTCGCTGAACGGTTTTTACCACTACATCTGCCACCGCATTCCCGAAAGGTCGTTTCACATTGCGGGCGAACAGTTCGGCGTGTGTTCCCGTTGTTCAGGGGTTTATTTCGGGCTTTTCGCGGGTTTCGCGATCTATCCGCTTTGGCGTCGTATCGACGAGATCGAGCCGCTCGCACGGTTTTGGCTTTTTCTCTCAATGATCCCGATCGCCATCGACTGGTCGCTGACCATTTTCGGCATCTGGGAAAATACTCAGATCTCCCGCGTGATCACGGGGCTTATTCTCGGCATTGCTTGTGCCACGTATATCGTTCCGGCGATCGTTGAGATCACGCGTAACATGACCAACAAGCGTCGAGCGTAA
- the glpX gene encoding class II fructose-bisphosphatase: MKNIKAERDLSLDFLRVTEAAAIESAKTMGQGDRKYSDHVAVEAMREVMDTVPMRGRIVIGEGERDEAPMLYIGEEVGGGMFSDEARSEFPEVDIAVDPLEGTNLCALGANNAIAVLAAAERGGLLNAPDLYMDKIVVGPSCRGSVDIDAPVTENLKNIARRLGRDVEDLTVMCLDRSRHKSLVDEVRAAGARIRLISDGDLSAGISAAVAGTNIHALMGIGGAPEGVITAAAMKCLNGEILAKLVWDPERLGVDKSKVPPHDEVMRRLNEMGINDPNKVYDTNDLAPGKKIIFAATGVTDGALLRGVRFFGAGKRTHSVVMTSDSKNIRFVDTVHVEGGPDAVIRF; the protein is encoded by the coding sequence ATGAAAAACATCAAAGCTGAGCGCGACCTGTCGTTGGACTTTTTGCGCGTTACTGAGGCCGCTGCTATCGAATCTGCTAAAACGATGGGCCAGGGCGACCGTAAATACTCTGACCACGTCGCCGTCGAGGCGATGCGTGAGGTAATGGACACCGTTCCGATGCGTGGCCGGATCGTCATCGGCGAGGGCGAGCGCGACGAGGCTCCTATGCTCTATATCGGCGAGGAAGTCGGCGGCGGAATGTTCTCCGACGAAGCCCGCTCCGAATTTCCCGAGGTCGATATTGCCGTCGATCCGCTGGAGGGAACTAACCTCTGCGCACTCGGAGCCAACAACGCCATCGCCGTTCTCGCGGCTGCCGAACGTGGCGGTTTGCTCAACGCACCGGATCTCTACATGGACAAGATCGTTGTTGGGCCTTCGTGCCGCGGGTCGGTCGATATCGACGCTCCCGTGACGGAAAACCTTAAGAATATCGCCCGCCGTTTGGGACGCGATGTCGAGGATCTGACCGTCATGTGCCTCGACCGTTCGCGTCACAAATCGCTTGTTGACGAGGTTCGTGCGGCCGGAGCCCGCATTCGCTTGATCTCCGACGGCGACCTTTCGGCCGGTATCTCGGCCGCGGTTGCCGGAACCAACATCCACGCCCTGATGGGTATCGGCGGAGCACCTGAAGGTGTGATCACCGCCGCCGCGATGAAATGCCTGAATGGCGAGATCCTCGCGAAACTCGTCTGGGATCCGGAACGTTTGGGCGTCGATAAATCGAAGGTTCCGCCACATGACGAGGTGATGAGACGTCTCAACGAAATGGGCATCAACGACCCGAACAAGGTTTACGACACCAACGACCTCGCCCCCGGCAAAAAGATCATCTTCGCGGCAACTGGCGTCACTGACGGAGCACTGCTTCGCGGCGTGAGATTTTTCGGTGCCGGCAAACGCACGCATTCGGTCGTTATGACCTCGGACTCGAAAAACATTCGTTTCGTCGACACCGTCCACGTCGAAGGCGGCCCGGATGCGGTGATACGGTTCTAA
- a CDS encoding NAD(P)/FAD-dependent oxidoreductase, giving the protein MKENIAIVGSGFLGLTLAKRLADAGNKVTLFESAAEIGGLASVWEINDIIWDRHYHVVLASDRYTRNIIEEIGLGDEFKWVETKTGFYTDGELLSMSDTKEFLTFPALDMISKLRLGATIFFASKIKDWKKLEKITVEKWLTKMSGQKTFEKMWKPLLKAKLGEAYKETAASFIWATIQRMYSARRSGMKREMFGYVRGGYGRVLEKFSDTLLKRGVEIRLNSRVESIERLEGGKIRVTTAAARRHKDIKPKVQKTKYAAFQAAATVAPGFSGAFISEPQMPSSVVEFPSASTIFDKVIVTAPSNVAEKMLPQLDNVERNQLKSIKYQGIVCASLMMRCSLSNYYVTNITDDTPFTGIIEMSAIVDKREFDGNALVYLPRYITPDDPLFDKTDEEIEHYFLTGLERMYPHFRRKDVVAFKVSKVRQVFPVPVVRYHEGLADMKSSVDGVYIVNSSHIVNGTLNINETVQLAEKFFESEFKN; this is encoded by the coding sequence ATGAAAGAAAATATAGCCATTGTGGGGTCCGGGTTTCTAGGTTTGACGCTCGCGAAGCGCCTCGCTGATGCGGGAAACAAGGTCACGCTTTTCGAATCAGCCGCAGAGATCGGCGGCCTCGCCTCCGTTTGGGAGATCAACGACATTATCTGGGACCGCCATTATCACGTCGTCCTCGCGTCGGATCGTTACACCCGCAACATCATCGAAGAGATCGGCCTCGGCGACGAATTCAAATGGGTCGAGACCAAAACCGGTTTTTATACCGACGGCGAATTGCTTTCGATGTCGGATACGAAAGAATTCCTGACCTTTCCGGCCTTGGACATGATCAGCAAACTCCGTCTCGGAGCGACGATCTTTTTCGCATCAAAAATAAAAGACTGGAAAAAGCTCGAAAAGATCACGGTCGAAAAATGGCTGACCAAAATGTCGGGGCAGAAAACCTTTGAGAAGATGTGGAAACCGCTTCTGAAAGCGAAACTTGGCGAAGCCTATAAAGAAACCGCCGCATCATTCATCTGGGCCACGATCCAGCGAATGTACTCGGCTAGGCGCTCGGGAATGAAGCGCGAAATGTTCGGCTACGTTCGCGGCGGCTATGGCCGCGTCCTGGAAAAATTCAGTGATACTCTCCTGAAGCGAGGTGTTGAGATCCGGTTAAATTCCAGGGTCGAGTCGATCGAAAGACTCGAAGGCGGTAAGATCCGCGTTACAACGGCGGCCGCTCGTCGGCACAAAGACATCAAGCCGAAAGTTCAAAAAACCAAATACGCTGCTTTTCAGGCTGCCGCGACGGTTGCTCCGGGCTTTTCAGGAGCGTTCATTTCGGAACCGCAAATGCCTTCGTCGGTCGTTGAATTCCCTTCCGCATCGACCATTTTTGACAAAGTAATTGTCACGGCCCCGTCAAACGTAGCTGAAAAGATGCTGCCGCAGCTCGATAACGTCGAACGCAATCAGCTCAAGAGCATCAAGTATCAAGGCATCGTTTGTGCATCGCTGATGATGCGATGCTCGCTTTCGAACTACTACGTAACAAATATTACCGACGATACGCCGTTCACCGGCATCATCGAAATGTCCGCTATCGTCGATAAACGCGAATTCGACGGCAACGCCCTTGTATATCTGCCGCGCTATATTACCCCGGACGACCCGCTTTTCGACAAAACGGATGAGGAGATCGAACACTACTTCCTGACCGGCCTCGAGAGAATGTACCCGCACTTCCGCCGAAAAGATGTTGTGGCATTCAAGGTCTCGAAGGTGCGTCAGGTGTTCCCGGTTCCTGTCGTTCGCTATCACGAAGGCCTTGCTGATATGAAGTCATCGGTCGATGGCGTTTACATCGTCAATTCGTCGCACATCGTCAACGGAACGCTGAATATCAATGAGACCGTTCAGCTTGCAGAGAAGTTTTTCGAGAGCGAATTCAAGAATTAA
- a CDS encoding TonB-dependent receptor — translation MRLSALPLLFVLFFLRVSGQEPTPTPPPIREEVTVIANRIETRIGDTPASVFTLSRVEIETAAAPTIDDTLRQSVGFSIFRRTSSRNANPTSQGVSLRGVGASGASRSGVFFDGVPLNDPFGGWVQWNRVSSVAVENVEILRGGASSLYGDSSLSGAINVLPRSAQDKFTVAADAFGGTQNTISGSTFIGSRLNDWLLDLSAASYQTKGYKIVDEAVRGPVDGFAGVRSSSLSTRILRSFSGKATIFFRPSYFGEVRTNGTGLQTNRTHIRQMIAGGDVRADRSLFNFRWRAFGGTQVYDQTFSTVNSARTAEALNRVQRVPAQTVGFSAQASAVYRNHTLLAGFELRNVRGASDEIVIANNTPTSNIGSGGRQLTAGLFVQHFVRIGSKAVIAGSLRYDRWENYRAFTSTRAIATNAIVINAFIDRTEDASSPQISFLLHLSGQFSFYANASRSFRSPTLNELYRGFRVGNVLTTANENLRAERADNFEGGIKFNKRQFAIRANTFWTRIGQPVANVTLATTPTLITRQRQNAGETRSAGVEIEAEFRFKQMDLSAGYLFADSIVTSFPSNPVLFGLATPQVAKNQFTFQARYTKSKWNFAVQGRASGEQFDDDLNTFRLEPFAQIDLFVSRKLSENLQIYAAVENVLNSRYSVGKTPIRTVASPTNLRIGFRWR, via the coding sequence ATGAGGCTCTCTGCGTTACCGCTGCTCTTTGTACTGTTTTTTCTTCGAGTTAGCGGGCAGGAACCGACGCCAACACCACCTCCAATACGTGAGGAAGTCACAGTTATAGCCAACCGGATCGAGACCAGGATAGGCGACACACCTGCAAGTGTTTTCACCCTTTCGCGGGTCGAGATCGAGACGGCTGCGGCGCCGACGATCGACGATACTCTCAGGCAATCCGTCGGATTCTCGATATTTCGCCGCACGAGCAGTCGTAATGCAAACCCGACATCTCAGGGCGTCAGTCTTCGCGGTGTCGGAGCCAGCGGTGCCAGCCGTTCCGGAGTTTTCTTCGACGGTGTGCCGCTCAATGACCCATTCGGCGGCTGGGTTCAGTGGAATCGAGTCTCCTCAGTCGCCGTAGAAAATGTCGAAATTTTACGCGGCGGAGCATCCAGCCTCTACGGCGATTCTAGCCTTAGCGGTGCGATTAACGTGCTGCCCCGATCGGCCCAGGACAAATTCACCGTTGCTGCCGATGCGTTTGGCGGTACCCAGAATACGATCTCCGGTTCGACTTTCATTGGCTCGAGGCTCAATGATTGGCTCCTCGATCTGAGTGCTGCAAGCTATCAAACAAAAGGCTATAAGATCGTCGATGAAGCCGTCCGCGGCCCCGTCGATGGTTTTGCCGGCGTGCGGAGCTCAAGTCTTTCGACGCGGATCCTCCGTTCCTTCTCAGGTAAAGCGACGATCTTCTTTCGCCCATCATACTTCGGCGAGGTTCGCACAAACGGCACCGGTCTGCAGACGAATCGTACACATATTCGCCAAATGATCGCAGGCGGAGATGTTCGGGCGGATCGTTCCTTATTTAATTTCCGGTGGCGAGCGTTTGGCGGAACACAGGTTTACGATCAAACGTTCTCGACCGTGAATTCAGCTCGAACCGCCGAAGCTCTCAACCGCGTACAGCGGGTGCCCGCCCAAACAGTTGGGTTCTCAGCCCAGGCATCGGCGGTCTATCGCAATCATACGTTGCTCGCTGGTTTCGAGCTCCGGAATGTTCGCGGAGCAAGCGATGAGATCGTTATCGCGAACAATACGCCTACTTCAAATATCGGTTCCGGCGGGCGGCAATTGACGGCTGGGCTCTTCGTTCAGCATTTCGTCAGGATCGGCAGCAAAGCCGTGATCGCGGGCAGTTTGCGGTATGACCGTTGGGAGAATTACCGGGCGTTCACCTCGACCCGTGCGATCGCGACAAACGCGATTGTGATAAACGCTTTTATCGATCGCACCGAAGATGCATCTAGTCCGCAGATCTCATTTCTTCTGCATCTCTCCGGCCAGTTCTCGTTCTACGCCAACGCCTCCCGCAGCTTTCGCTCGCCCACATTGAATGAACTATACCGTGGGTTCCGCGTCGGAAACGTCCTGACGACCGCCAACGAGAACCTCAGGGCTGAACGTGCCGATAATTTCGAAGGCGGGATCAAATTCAACAAGCGCCAGTTTGCCATTCGTGCCAATACTTTCTGGACACGCATCGGCCAACCGGTCGCCAACGTCACGCTCGCGACAACACCGACGCTGATCACCCGGCAACGTCAGAATGCGGGCGAAACCCGGTCTGCCGGAGTTGAGATCGAAGCGGAATTTCGATTCAAACAGATGGACCTTTCGGCAGGTTATCTGTTTGCAGATTCGATAGTTACGAGCTTTCCGTCCAATCCCGTCCTTTTCGGGCTCGCGACCCCGCAGGTTGCTAAAAATCAGTTCACGTTTCAAGCTCGATATACGAAGTCGAAGTGGAATTTTGCCGTTCAGGGCCGGGCGTCGGGCGAGCAATTTGATGATGACCTGAACACCTTTCGACTCGAGCCTTTTGCTCAGATCGATCTGTTCGTATCGCGAAAGTTGAGCGAAAACTTGCAGATCTATGCGGCGGTCGAGAATGTGCTCAACTCACGCTATTCGGTCGGTAAAACGCCAATACGGACAGTTGCCTCGCCGACAAATTTGCGGATCGGATTTCGATGGCGGTAA
- a CDS encoding DUF3473 domain-containing protein, producing MSSDPNKKNLLTILVEDYFHVGAFETLIQQRNWENFEPRYEQNTLKTLDLLDRYDTKATFFVLGWIADLNPDLVREIVSRGHEVGSRGFYHRSAKNLTPDEFREDLRRSNEAIENACGQKVVGYRAAEKLEFDQSEWILKTLSEEGFAYDASFLPTSNNPVEKRVAHEIEVGEQKIWEFPYTTTDLGVGLLPISGGNYFRQLPYTLMRRAIKRWHKQHDNDPFVFYFHVWELDPEQPRISAASSMNRIRHYRKLDKMEWILHENLALYKCTGIPDHLGLKPQLVESTVSASAAAEAINVKPVNKAAMTPVTIIIPCYNEQESLPYLAKTLASVETELNGIGYASQLLFVDDRSTDNTIEVINTLFAGRDDVQVVKHEVNKGVAGGIMTGIRAARTEIVCSIDCDCTFDPHELVNMIPMLTEGVDLVQASPYHKDGAVQNVPGWRLLLSKGASVLYRRILRTKIASYTACFRVLRRSAMLDIEPQETGFHGVPEMLGLLDLKGGTIVEYPTVLAVRLFGASKMKTLKTIGGTVKLMSRLAKLRFFGKSTPIQTSLTPARLTAVSKDVTK from the coding sequence ATGAGTTCAGATCCTAACAAAAAGAACTTGTTAACGATCCTGGTCGAGGATTATTTTCACGTAGGTGCGTTCGAGACGCTCATCCAGCAGCGAAACTGGGAGAATTTCGAACCGCGCTACGAGCAAAATACTCTTAAAACACTCGACCTGCTTGATCGTTACGATACAAAGGCAACATTTTTTGTCCTTGGCTGGATCGCCGATCTCAATCCCGATCTGGTGCGCGAGATCGTATCACGCGGGCACGAGGTTGGGAGCCGCGGATTTTATCACCGCAGTGCAAAAAATCTGACGCCGGACGAATTTCGCGAAGATCTTCGGCGTTCGAACGAAGCCATCGAAAACGCCTGCGGTCAAAAGGTGGTTGGATATCGTGCTGCTGAAAAGCTCGAATTTGATCAAAGCGAATGGATCCTGAAGACTCTCTCCGAAGAGGGATTTGCTTACGATGCGTCCTTTTTGCCAACTTCAAACAATCCGGTCGAAAAACGAGTTGCACACGAGATCGAAGTTGGTGAGCAGAAGATCTGGGAATTTCCATACACAACGACCGATCTTGGTGTCGGATTGCTGCCGATCTCGGGCGGTAATTATTTCCGCCAATTGCCCTACACGCTCATGCGTCGCGCGATCAAGCGGTGGCACAAACAGCACGATAACGATCCGTTTGTCTTCTACTTTCATGTCTGGGAACTCGACCCGGAACAGCCCCGCATTTCAGCCGCGTCAAGCATGAACCGCATTCGACATTATCGAAAACTCGATAAGATGGAATGGATCCTGCACGAAAACCTCGCTCTATATAAATGCACGGGTATCCCTGATCACTTGGGCCTCAAGCCGCAGTTGGTTGAGAGCACGGTCTCCGCATCGGCGGCGGCAGAAGCAATTAACGTCAAACCGGTCAACAAGGCCGCGATGACCCCGGTGACGATCATCATCCCTTGCTACAACGAACAGGAATCACTGCCGTACCTAGCAAAAACGCTTGCCTCGGTCGAGACCGAACTGAACGGCATCGGCTACGCATCGCAGCTCTTGTTTGTTGACGACAGAAGCACTGACAACACCATCGAGGTGATCAACACGCTATTTGCCGGACGCGACGATGTTCAGGTAGTAAAACATGAGGTCAACAAAGGTGTCGCGGGCGGCATAATGACCGGCATTCGAGCGGCGAGAACCGAGATCGTCTGTTCGATCGATTGCGACTGCACATTTGACCCGCACGAACTCGTCAACATGATCCCGATGCTGACCGAAGGGGTCGATCTGGTCCAGGCTTCGCCGTATCATAAGGATGGCGCGGTTCAAAATGTTCCCGGTTGGCGTTTGCTGCTCTCAAAAGGCGCATCAGTTCTGTATCGCCGCATCCTTAGAACAAAGATCGCATCGTACACTGCATGCTTCCGCGTGCTTCGCCGCAGTGCGATGCTTGATATTGAGCCTCAGGAAACCGGCTTCCACGGAGTTCCCGAAATGCTCGGACTGCTCGACCTCAAGGGCGGTACGATCGTCGAATATCCCACCGTTTTGGCCGTCAGACTCTTTGGCGCGTCCAAGATGAAAACGCTGAAAACCATCGGCGGTACCGTCAAACTGATGTCCCGGCTTGCAAAGTTGCGTTTCTTCGGGAAATCCACCCCAATTCAAACTTCTTTAACACCAGCAAGGCTGACCGCAGTCTCAAAAGATGTGACCAAATAA
- the wecB gene encoding UDP-N-acetylglucosamine 2-epimerase (non-hydrolyzing) produces the protein MKVLVLFGTRPEAIKLAPVVHELRKRFFQTIVVSSSQHKQILKPFLETLKVDVDFDLGIMRRNQSLNEVCSRVMAKLDKILDLEEPDLILVQGDTTTALAGALAGFNRKIPVGHVEAGLRSGNLMSPFPEEMNRRVVSQIASFHFAATEKNRRNLLAENVPSEKVFVTGNPVVDSLKYMLKNLTPDPAIAELIKKTEGQKRILLTTHRRESFGSAMSANLKVLANFVAKRPDVCLFFPVHPNPNVKSVAKEFLGGHDRIHLLEPLDYSDFLAIMKSTWLIVSDSGGVQEEAPSLGKPLLVIRENTERPEAIRSGVAKLVGSSPGALKQLLEENYAVETWTKSVKEVANPFGDGKAASRIVKIIEEKLASKAISSKAQQANLF, from the coding sequence ATGAAGGTACTCGTGCTATTTGGAACGCGGCCCGAGGCGATCAAACTCGCTCCGGTCGTGCATGAACTGCGCAAGCGGTTTTTCCAGACGATCGTGGTCTCATCAAGCCAGCATAAACAGATCCTTAAGCCGTTTCTCGAAACGTTAAAGGTAGACGTAGATTTTGATCTCGGCATCATGCGGCGTAACCAATCCCTCAACGAAGTGTGTTCCCGCGTGATGGCCAAGCTAGATAAAATACTCGATCTGGAAGAACCCGATCTTATCCTCGTTCAGGGAGATACCACAACTGCCTTGGCCGGTGCTCTTGCGGGATTTAACCGCAAGATCCCGGTCGGACACGTTGAGGCAGGATTGCGATCGGGCAATCTGATGAGCCCGTTTCCCGAGGAAATGAACCGCCGCGTGGTTTCGCAGATCGCATCATTCCATTTTGCTGCGACTGAGAAGAATCGCCGTAATTTGCTGGCTGAGAATGTACCGAGCGAAAAAGTTTTTGTAACCGGAAACCCGGTGGTCGATTCGCTCAAGTACATGCTCAAAAATCTTACGCCTGACCCTGCGATCGCTGAGCTCATAAAAAAGACCGAAGGCCAGAAAAGGATCCTGCTCACTACTCATCGCCGTGAGAGTTTTGGCTCGGCAATGTCTGCCAACCTAAAGGTACTCGCTAACTTCGTCGCCAAACGACCCGACGTTTGCCTGTTCTTCCCCGTTCACCCCAATCCAAATGTGAAATCGGTCGCCAAAGAGTTTCTCGGCGGCCACGACCGCATCCACCTTTTGGAACCCCTCGACTATTCGGACTTTTTAGCTATTATGAAGTCGACCTGGCTGATCGTTTCAGATTCAGGCGGCGTTCAGGAGGAAGCTCCGAGTTTGGGCAAACCACTTCTTGTGATCCGTGAAAACACCGAACGCCCCGAGGCGATACGGTCCGGAGTCGCAAAACTGGTCGGCAGCAGTCCCGGAGCATTGAAGCAGCTTCTCGAAGAAAACTACGCCGTTGAGACGTGGACCAAATCGGTAAAAGAGGTTGCAAATCCATTCGGTGACGGCAAAGCTGCGTCGCGGATCGTCAAGATCATCGAGGAAAAACTGGCGTCAAAGGCGATCAGTTCGAAAGCCCAACAGGCGAATCTTTTCTAG
- a CDS encoding polysaccharide deacetylase family protein — protein sequence MKPIASISLDLDNQWSYMKTHGDAGWQKFPSYLDLAVPRILSFLKERDLTITFFIVGQDAALEKNHAAIRSIADAGHEIANHSFNHEPWLHLYSREELVEEFEKTENALENVTGVRPVGFRGPGFSLSPTVLDVLGERGYEYDGSTLPTYIAPLARAFFFLKSPAMSPEEKEKLKKLFGKFSDGFRPLTPHLVEAGSRKIVEIPVTTFPIVKVPVHVSYLMYLKSFSSLLANAYWKAAMLACRMTGTQPSLLLHPLDFLSGDEIEELKFFPGMAVPSAKKVEFLDHITGLLCKHYEVVTMRQHAETASLALRRTSQDLALERA from the coding sequence ATGAAACCGATCGCGAGCATCTCGCTCGACCTCGACAATCAGTGGTCGTACATGAAAACCCACGGTGATGCGGGCTGGCAAAAGTTTCCGTCATACCTGGACCTTGCCGTGCCGCGAATTCTCTCGTTTCTTAAGGAGAGAGATCTCACGATCACCTTTTTCATTGTCGGGCAGGATGCCGCGCTTGAAAAAAATCATGCCGCCATCCGCTCGATCGCTGATGCCGGGCACGAGATCGCGAACCATAGTTTTAATCACGAACCTTGGCTGCACCTGTATTCCCGTGAAGAACTGGTCGAGGAATTCGAAAAAACGGAGAATGCTCTGGAAAATGTTACCGGCGTTCGTCCGGTCGGATTTCGCGGCCCCGGATTCAGCCTTTCACCGACCGTTTTAGACGTGCTTGGCGAACGTGGATATGAATACGACGGTTCGACTCTGCCGACATATATCGCACCGCTTGCGAGGGCGTTCTTCTTTCTAAAATCTCCGGCAATGTCACCCGAGGAGAAAGAAAAACTGAAGAAACTGTTCGGGAAATTTTCGGATGGCTTTCGCCCATTGACCCCACATCTGGTCGAAGCTGGTTCTAGAAAGATCGTCGAGATCCCTGTTACAACATTTCCGATCGTAAAAGTGCCCGTCCACGTTAGCTACTTGATGTATCTGAAAAGCTTTTCTTCGCTTTTGGCCAACGCATATTGGAAAGCGGCGATGCTCGCGTGCAGAATGACGGGAACTCAGCCGTCGCTCTTGCTGCATCCACTGGATTTTTTGAGTGGTGACGAGATCGAGGAGTTAAAATTCTTCCCCGGCATGGCAGTGCCATCCGCAAAGAAGGTTGAGTTTCTTGACCACATTACTGGTCTCCTGTGTAAGCACTACGAGGTCGTGACAATGCGGCAGCATGCTGAGACAGCATCACTCGCCTTACGCCGCACTTCGCAAGACCTGGCCCTGGAAAGGGCATAG
- a CDS encoding ferredoxin family protein, which produces MTYIVTTPCVDCKYTDCAAVCPVEAFHETPDRLLINPDSCIDCDACLPECPVEAIFSDMSVPEEYLDWLEKNKEAENYPIISTKQPALMGAGCSGPPE; this is translated from the coding sequence ATGACCTACATTGTCACAACCCCCTGCGTCGACTGTAAATATACCGACTGTGCCGCCGTTTGCCCGGTCGAGGCTTTCCACGAAACGCCCGACAGGCTCTTGATCAACCCCGATTCTTGCATCGATTGCGATGCCTGTTTGCCCGAATGCCCGGTCGAAGCCATCTTCTCGGATATGTCTGTGCCCGAGGAATATCTCGACTGGCTCGAAAAGAACAAGGAAGCCGAGAATTATCCGATCATCAGCACCAAGCAGCCAGCCCTCATGGGCGCGGGATGCTCCGGGCCGCCCGAGTAG